A region from the Devosia lucknowensis genome encodes:
- a CDS encoding nitroreductase family protein codes for MTIHPARSTDLAIDPDILGRWSSRSFTGEALPISDLMIMIEAARWAPSAFNAQPWHFIHARRGSPSWDGLVALINPFNRSWAQHAAALIFVASKTTRTTSTGTVLASRSHSFDAGAAWALLAMQATKMGWAVHPMQGFDQEQAPQVLGLPDGWKLEIAIAVGRRGDGTGLSEDLKAREKPSQRKPITDISSEGRFPPALI; via the coding sequence ATGACCATTCATCCTGCCCGCAGTACTGATCTCGCCATCGATCCCGACATTCTCGGCCGCTGGTCTTCGCGCTCCTTTACCGGGGAAGCGCTGCCCATATCGGATCTGATGATCATGATCGAGGCGGCCCGCTGGGCGCCTTCCGCCTTCAATGCCCAGCCCTGGCATTTCATCCATGCGCGGCGCGGCTCGCCATCCTGGGACGGTCTGGTCGCGCTCATCAATCCGTTCAACCGCAGTTGGGCCCAGCATGCTGCGGCGCTGATTTTCGTGGCCTCGAAGACCACGCGCACCACCTCGACCGGAACCGTTCTGGCCAGCCGGTCGCACTCATTCGACGCCGGTGCGGCCTGGGCGCTGCTCGCAATGCAGGCGACTAAAATGGGCTGGGCCGTGCACCCGATGCAGGGTTTCGACCAGGAGCAGGCGCCTCAAGTGCTCGGATTACCGGATGGATGGAAGCTCGAAATCGCCATTGCCGTGGGTCGGCGCGGCGATGGGACGGGCCTTTCCGAGGATCTCAAGGCCCGCGAAAAGCCGAGCCAGCGCAAGCCGATCACCGACATATCGAGCGAAGGTCGCTTCCCTCCTGCCCTGATTTGA
- a CDS encoding winged helix-turn-helix domain-containing protein: MRAQRLDEAQPFGAGPAAAQAAIEQLGYVQIDTINVIERCHHHILFSRIPGYRRADLAALQSAEKSIFEYWTHALSYVPTSDLNLFMPAMRAYRDQPSAWFGSVTKAEVSAMVKRLKADGPLSIRDIDDDELVDKTHPWASRKPSKRVLQLMFYQGLVAISAREGMVKTYDLIERHFGWDKAPRPATERQVTAYLLERALRSQGVVSMDSICHLNAPAKKAVAELIAARVKARKLVPVTIEGAEKVPHWTTPAALDQTAATPANRVHILSPFDPLIIQRKRLKLMFGYDHIFEAYVPAAKRRYGYFALPVLVDDRVVAAADLKTDRQAGKLLVQKWIWLDEPGAEAKAAIDVELGRFERFQLQAEA, encoded by the coding sequence ATGCGGGCGCAGCGTCTCGATGAGGCTCAGCCCTTCGGTGCCGGGCCGGCGGCAGCACAGGCGGCGATCGAGCAATTGGGCTATGTGCAGATCGACACGATCAACGTGATCGAGCGCTGCCACCACCATATTCTGTTTTCGCGCATTCCCGGCTACCGGCGCGCGGATCTTGCCGCATTGCAATCGGCCGAGAAGTCGATCTTCGAATACTGGACGCATGCGCTGAGCTACGTCCCGACCTCAGATCTCAACCTGTTCATGCCGGCGATGAGAGCCTACCGCGACCAACCCAGCGCCTGGTTCGGCTCGGTGACGAAGGCGGAGGTCAGCGCCATGGTCAAGCGGCTCAAAGCCGACGGGCCGCTGTCGATCCGCGATATCGACGATGACGAACTCGTGGACAAGACCCATCCGTGGGCGAGCCGGAAGCCGTCCAAGCGCGTGCTGCAGCTGATGTTCTACCAGGGCCTTGTCGCCATTTCGGCGCGCGAGGGCATGGTCAAGACCTATGACTTGATCGAGCGTCACTTCGGCTGGGACAAGGCCCCACGACCCGCCACCGAACGGCAGGTGACGGCCTACCTGCTCGAGCGGGCGCTGCGATCCCAGGGCGTGGTCAGCATGGATTCCATCTGCCATCTCAACGCCCCGGCCAAGAAGGCCGTGGCCGAGCTGATCGCGGCACGGGTCAAGGCTCGCAAGCTCGTGCCTGTGACGATCGAAGGCGCCGAAAAGGTGCCGCACTGGACGACGCCCGCGGCGCTGGACCAGACCGCGGCGACGCCAGCCAACCGCGTCCATATCCTGTCCCCCTTCGATCCGCTGATCATCCAGCGCAAGCGTCTGAAGCTGATGTTCGGCTACGACCACATCTTTGAAGCCTACGTTCCGGCGGCCAAACGCCGATACGGCTATTTCGCCCTGCCCGTGCTGGTCGACGACCGCGTCGTCGCCGCGGCGGACTTGAAGACCGACCGGCAGGCCGGAAAGTTGCTGGTGCAGAAATGGATCTGGCTCGATGAGCCAGGCGCCGAGGCGAAGGCGGCCATCGATGTCGAACTGGGGCGGTTCGAGAGGTTTCAGCTTCAAGCCGAGGCTTAG
- a CDS encoding lipopolysaccharide assembly protein LapA domain-containing protein — translation MVNKIVGWLVLVPLCALLIAFALANRQLVSINVNPFVQPVEGDTAGYGIPLFVVLYVVLLVGVLLGGVASWFAQGAHRRSERHWRREAQVLSHELESQRRSSQAGSGQQAEVDDLLELR, via the coding sequence ATGGTCAACAAAATCGTCGGCTGGCTGGTTCTGGTGCCGCTTTGCGCGCTTTTGATCGCCTTCGCCCTGGCCAATCGGCAGCTGGTCAGCATCAACGTCAATCCATTCGTTCAACCCGTTGAGGGTGATACTGCCGGATACGGCATCCCGCTCTTCGTGGTTCTCTATGTCGTGCTGCTGGTCGGCGTGCTGCTCGGTGGTGTCGCGAGCTGGTTCGCGCAGGGAGCGCATCGCCGCAGCGAACGCCATTGGCGTCGTGAAGCCCAGGTGCTGTCCCATGAGCTCGAAAGCCAGCGGCGCAGCAGCCAGGCCGGCTCGGGCCAGCAGGCCGAAGTCGATGATCTGCTCGAACTGCGATAG
- a CDS encoding phosphoribosylanthranilate isomerase → MADPLIVKICGIKTYDMLDVAIAAGADMVGFMHFQRSPRHVSIDDLGGLISAARGRIESCVVLVNPDNSCVAEVAALGPDWIQLHGPETPHRVEAIRAEAGVEIMKALPIGGAEDVARVAEFSEVADRVLLDAKPPKGADRPGGLGESFDWSLLDALDPSLPFMLSGGLTPDNVAEAINRVKPLGVDVSSGVERAPGVKDKRLIEAFIRNARAAV, encoded by the coding sequence ATGGCCGATCCCTTGATCGTCAAAATCTGCGGCATCAAGACCTATGACATGCTCGACGTCGCCATTGCGGCAGGCGCCGACATGGTGGGCTTCATGCATTTCCAGCGCTCCCCGCGACATGTTTCCATCGATGACCTTGGTGGCCTGATATCGGCTGCGCGCGGCCGCATCGAAAGCTGCGTAGTCTTGGTCAACCCGGACAACAGCTGCGTTGCCGAAGTCGCGGCGCTCGGGCCGGACTGGATCCAGCTGCACGGGCCTGAAACGCCCCACCGGGTCGAAGCCATCCGTGCCGAGGCCGGGGTCGAAATCATGAAAGCCCTGCCGATCGGCGGGGCAGAGGACGTCGCCAGGGTGGCCGAGTTCAGCGAAGTAGCCGACCGGGTGCTGCTCGATGCCAAGCCTCCGAAGGGGGCCGACCGGCCCGGCGGATTGGGTGAAAGCTTCGACTGGTCGCTGCTCGATGCCCTTGACCCATCCCTGCCCTTCATGCTTTCCGGGGGCCTGACGCCCGACAACGTCGCCGAGGCCATAAACCGCGTGAAGCCCTTGGGTGTGGATGTGTCCTCAGGCGTGGAACGGGCGCCCGGCGTCAAGGACAAGCGGCTGATCGAGGCGTTCATCCGCAACGCCAGAGCCGCTGTCTGA
- the trpB gene encoding tryptophan synthase subunit beta yields MQNTNSLRNGPDEHGRFGIYGGRFVAETLMPLILDLEREYRAAKDDPAYKAELEDLAVHYTGRPSPLYFAERLTGHLGGAKVWLKREELNHTGSHKINNCLGQILLAKRMGKTRVIAETGAGQHGVATATVCAKFDLPCTIFMGATDVERQMPNVLRMKMLGAEVRPVTAGAGTLKDAMNEALRDWVTNVDSTYYLIGTAAGPHPYPEMVRDFQSVIGTELKAQFHEAEGKLPDAVVACVGGGSNAIGTFHAFLDDPEVAIYGAEAGGHGIDVENGHAASMTGGRPGVLHGNRTYLLQDADGQILEGHSISAGLDYPGVGPEHSWLHDTKRVTYVPITDQEALDAFQLLTRTEGIIPALESAHGLAQVIKLAPTMSKDQSVVLCLSGRGDKDVESVGKYLGLLK; encoded by the coding sequence ATGCAAAACACCAATTCCCTGCGCAACGGCCCCGATGAGCATGGGCGTTTCGGCATCTATGGCGGCCGGTTCGTCGCCGAAACCCTGATGCCTCTCATCCTCGATCTCGAGCGCGAATACCGCGCCGCCAAGGATGATCCGGCCTACAAGGCTGAGCTCGAGGACCTCGCCGTCCACTATACCGGCCGTCCGAGCCCGCTGTATTTCGCCGAGCGGCTGACCGGGCATCTGGGTGGTGCGAAGGTCTGGCTCAAGCGCGAGGAGCTCAACCACACCGGCTCGCACAAGATCAACAATTGCCTTGGGCAGATCCTGCTCGCCAAGCGCATGGGCAAGACCCGCGTCATCGCCGAAACCGGCGCCGGCCAGCATGGCGTGGCCACGGCCACTGTATGTGCCAAGTTCGACTTGCCCTGCACCATCTTCATGGGCGCGACCGATGTCGAGCGGCAGATGCCCAATGTGCTGCGCATGAAGATGCTGGGTGCCGAAGTGCGGCCGGTGACGGCCGGCGCCGGTACGCTCAAGGACGCCATGAACGAGGCCCTGCGCGACTGGGTCACCAATGTCGATTCGACCTACTACCTGATCGGCACGGCGGCCGGCCCGCATCCCTATCCGGAAATGGTGCGCGACTTCCAGTCGGTCATCGGCACCGAACTCAAGGCGCAGTTCCACGAGGCCGAGGGCAAGCTGCCCGACGCCGTCGTTGCCTGTGTCGGCGGTGGCTCCAATGCCATCGGCACCTTCCACGCCTTTCTCGACGACCCTGAAGTGGCGATCTACGGCGCCGAGGCCGGCGGCCACGGCATCGACGTGGAAAACGGCCATGCCGCCTCGATGACCGGCGGCCGTCCCGGCGTGCTGCATGGCAACCGCACCTATCTGCTCCAGGATGCCGACGGTCAGATTCTGGAGGGTCACTCGATCTCGGCGGGCCTCGACTATCCCGGCGTCGGCCCCGAGCATTCCTGGCTGCACGACACCAAGCGCGTCACCTATGTGCCGATCACCGACCAGGAAGCGCTCGACGCCTTCCAGCTGCTGACCCGCACCGAGGGCATCATTCCGGCGCTGGAATCGGCGCATGGCCTGGCGCAGGTCATCAAGCTCGCGCCAACCATGAGCAAGGATCAGTCGGTCGTGCTGTGCCTCTCGGGGCGCGGCGACAAGGACGTGGAAAGCGTCGGCAAATATCTGGGGCTGCTGAAATAA
- the sppA gene encoding signal peptide peptidase SppA, with amino-acid sequence MTNQMHHDILAADRYRRSRGLWRILALVAAVIAILALVGRFALPDQVGGDRIARIVVSGTIMTDAARSKVISELIEDDAIKAVIVAINSPGGTTAGGEELYDDLRRLSAAKPVVSTIDELGASAAYMTAIATDHIFARRLSIVGSIGVLYQHVNAGKLLDTIGVDLDKVASGPLKAEPDFNEPLEGAPRQSITELVEDSFAWFVDIVAERRGLTRPQTLALADGRIMTGRAGVETGLIDATGGEFEALAWLESERGVDKDTRIVTVWPPQGNDFGWVGNLLGTSMRSAIGLPAESVVMLDGLVSLWQVAGTP; translated from the coding sequence GTGACCAACCAGATGCACCACGACATTCTCGCTGCCGATCGCTACCGCCGCTCGCGCGGGCTCTGGCGCATCCTGGCGCTCGTTGCAGCCGTCATCGCTATCCTCGCGCTGGTCGGACGCTTCGCGCTTCCCGATCAGGTGGGCGGGGATCGCATCGCGCGCATCGTCGTTTCGGGCACGATCATGACCGATGCGGCGAGGTCCAAGGTCATCAGCGAGCTGATCGAGGACGACGCGATCAAGGCCGTCATCGTCGCGATCAACTCACCAGGCGGCACCACGGCCGGTGGTGAGGAGCTCTACGATGACCTGCGGCGCCTCTCGGCTGCCAAGCCGGTTGTTTCCACCATCGACGAGCTCGGCGCCTCGGCCGCCTACATGACGGCGATCGCGACCGATCACATTTTCGCCCGTCGGCTCTCGATCGTAGGCTCCATCGGCGTGCTGTATCAGCACGTCAATGCCGGCAAGCTGCTCGACACGATCGGCGTCGATCTCGACAAGGTCGCCTCCGGCCCGCTCAAGGCAGAGCCCGATTTCAACGAGCCTCTCGAAGGCGCGCCGCGGCAGTCCATCACCGAACTGGTCGAGGACAGTTTTGCCTGGTTCGTCGATATCGTGGCCGAACGCAGGGGCCTGACGCGCCCGCAAACACTGGCTTTGGCCGATGGACGCATCATGACGGGCCGGGCCGGCGTCGAGACCGGGCTCATCGATGCGACCGGTGGTGAGTTCGAGGCGCTGGCCTGGCTCGAGAGCGAACGCGGTGTCGACAAGGATACGAGAATTGTTACCGTGTGGCCGCCTCAGGGAAACGACTTCGGCTGGGTCGGCAACCTCCTCGGCACGTCTATGCGCAGCGCCATCGGCCTGCCGGCCGAAAGCGTTGTGATGCTTGACGGTTTGGTCTCGCTTTGGCAGGTTGCAGGCACGCCCTGA
- the trpA gene encoding tryptophan synthase subunit alpha, with the protein MTSRIDARFAACKADNRPALVTYVMGGDPDLATSQAILNALPQAGADVIELGLPFSDPMADGVVIQMAAQRALAQGQTLLGVLGMVEEFRRKDDATPIVIMGYYNPIYSFGVERFIAAARQAGVDGLIIVDLPAEEDDELCIPALKAGLNFIRLTTPTTDDRRLPVVLENTSGFVYYVSMTGVTGAAIKSRAAVGEAVERIKSHTSLPVAVGFGIKTAEDAAEIGKHSDGVVVGTVLVDAVAKSLVDGKATEKTVGAVRDLVADLAAGVKRARA; encoded by the coding sequence ATGACTTCGCGTATCGACGCCCGCTTCGCGGCCTGCAAAGCCGACAACCGGCCTGCCCTCGTCACCTATGTCATGGGTGGCGATCCGGACCTCGCCACCAGCCAGGCCATTCTCAATGCGCTCCCGCAGGCAGGCGCCGACGTGATCGAGCTTGGCCTGCCCTTCTCCGACCCGATGGCCGACGGCGTCGTCATCCAGATGGCGGCCCAGCGTGCGCTGGCGCAAGGCCAGACACTTCTCGGCGTTCTCGGCATGGTCGAGGAGTTCCGCCGCAAGGATGATGCCACGCCCATCGTCATCATGGGTTACTACAATCCGATCTATTCCTTCGGCGTCGAGCGCTTCATCGCGGCCGCCAGGCAGGCGGGTGTCGATGGCCTCATCATCGTCGACCTGCCGGCGGAGGAGGATGACGAACTCTGCATTCCCGCGCTCAAGGCGGGCCTCAATTTCATTCGCCTCACCACCCCGACCACCGATGATCGGCGCCTGCCCGTTGTGCTCGAAAACACGTCGGGCTTCGTCTACTACGTTTCCATGACCGGGGTGACCGGGGCGGCGATCAAGTCGCGTGCCGCTGTGGGCGAGGCCGTCGAACGCATCAAGAGCCACACGAGCCTTCCCGTTGCCGTTGGCTTTGGTATCAAGACCGCCGAGGACGCCGCCGAAATCGGCAAGCACTCCGATGGCGTGGTCGTGGGCACCGTCCTGGTCGATGCCGTTGCCAAGTCGCTGGTCGATGGAAAGGCGACGGAAAAGACGGTCGGAGCAGTCCGTGACCTCGTGGCCGATCTGGCGGCGGGCGTAAAGCGGGCAAGAGCATAG
- the rpsA gene encoding 30S ribosomal protein S1 has translation MSNPQRPAQWRKSLAQQTVTKDDFESMLLDSFVDNDAAEGNVVKGRVVAIEKDLAIIDVGLKTEGRVPLKEFGQAGRDGTITVGSEVEVYVDRVENAAGEAVLSREKARREESWVKLEEKYNANERVEGTIFNQVKGGFTVDLEGAVAFLPRSQVDIRPIRDIAPLMNVPQPFQILKMDKRRGNIVVSRRAILEESRAEQRSEIVQQLEEGQVVDGVVKNITDYGAFVDLGGIDGLLHVTDIAWRRVNHPSEVLTIGETIKVQIVRINHESHRISLGMKQLQSDPWEGIEAKYPINAKFTGRVTNITDYGAFVELEPGIEGLIHVSEMSWTKKNVHPGKIVSTSQEVDVVVLEVDPDKRRISLGLKQTLQNPWEAFAEKNPVGSTIEGEVKNKTEFGLFIGLEGDVDGMVHLSDLDWQKSGEVALDDYNRGDMVKAKVLDVDVEKERISLGIKQLAADDLADTGSSDGSGLRKNAVVTTEVVEVNDGGIEVRIADSDVTAFIRRADLSRDRNDQRPERFSKGEKVDARVTQYDRKTGRIQLSIKALEIAEEREAVANFGSSDSGASLGDILGAALKGRDEK, from the coding sequence ATCAGCAACCCTCAACGACCGGCGCAATGGAGAAAAAGTTTGGCACAGCAGACTGTGACGAAAGACGATTTTGAATCGATGCTCCTCGACAGCTTTGTCGACAACGATGCCGCTGAAGGCAATGTCGTCAAGGGCCGCGTCGTAGCGATCGAAAAAGACCTCGCGATCATCGACGTGGGTCTCAAGACTGAAGGCCGCGTGCCGCTGAAGGAATTCGGCCAGGCCGGCCGCGACGGCACCATCACCGTCGGCTCGGAAGTGGAAGTCTATGTCGACCGCGTCGAGAACGCTGCCGGCGAGGCTGTCCTGTCGCGCGAGAAGGCTCGCCGCGAAGAGAGCTGGGTCAAGCTCGAAGAGAAGTACAACGCCAACGAGCGCGTCGAAGGTACGATCTTCAACCAGGTCAAGGGTGGCTTCACCGTCGACCTCGAAGGCGCCGTGGCCTTCCTGCCGCGTTCGCAGGTCGACATCCGTCCGATCCGCGATATCGCTCCGCTCATGAACGTGCCGCAGCCGTTCCAGATCCTCAAGATGGACAAGCGTCGCGGCAATATCGTCGTTTCGCGTCGCGCTATCCTTGAAGAATCGCGCGCCGAGCAGCGTTCGGAAATCGTCCAGCAGCTCGAAGAAGGCCAGGTTGTCGACGGCGTGGTCAAGAACATCACCGACTACGGTGCGTTCGTTGACCTCGGCGGCATCGACGGCCTGCTGCACGTCACCGACATCGCATGGCGTCGCGTCAACCACCCGTCCGAAGTGCTCACGATCGGCGAGACCATCAAGGTCCAGATCGTCCGCATCAACCACGAGTCGCACCGCATCAGCCTGGGCATGAAGCAGCTCCAGTCCGATCCGTGGGAAGGCATCGAGGCGAAGTACCCGATCAACGCCAAGTTCACTGGTCGCGTGACCAACATCACCGACTACGGTGCGTTCGTCGAGCTCGAGCCGGGCATCGAAGGCCTGATCCACGTCTCGGAAATGAGCTGGACCAAGAAGAACGTCCATCCTGGCAAGATCGTCTCGACTTCGCAGGAAGTCGACGTCGTCGTGCTCGAAGTCGATCCGGACAAGCGCCGCATCTCGCTCGGTCTCAAGCAGACCCTGCAGAACCCGTGGGAAGCTTTCGCCGAGAAGAACCCGGTTGGCTCCACCATCGAAGGCGAAGTCAAGAACAAGACCGAATTCGGTCTGTTCATCGGCCTCGAAGGCGATGTGGACGGCATGGTTCACCTCTCCGACCTCGACTGGCAGAAGTCCGGTGAAGTCGCTCTCGACGACTACAACCGTGGCGACATGGTCAAGGCCAAGGTTCTCGACGTCGACGTCGAGAAGGAACGAATCTCGCTCGGTATCAAGCAGCTCGCTGCCGACGACCTGGCCGATACGGGCTCTTCGGATGGTTCGGGCCTGCGCAAGAACGCAGTCGTCACCACCGAAGTCGTTGAAGTCAACGACGGTGGCATCGAAGTGCGCATCGCCGACAGCGACGTCACCGCGTTCATCCGTCGCGCCGACCTCAGCCGCGACCGCAACGACCAGCGTCCGGAGCGTTTCTCCAAGGGCGAGAAGGTCGACGCGCGCGTCACCCAGTACGACCGCAAGACCGGCCGCATCCAGCTCTCGATCAAGGCGCTCGAAATCGCCGAAGAGCGCGAAGCCGTGGCCAACTTCGGTTCGTCCGACTCGGGTGCTTCGCTCGGCGACATCCTGGGCGCTGCCCTCAAGGGCCGCGACGAGAAGTAA
- a CDS encoding GNAT family N-acetyltransferase, with protein MIQFRDVAWRAMSGYDIGAVSDIANRVHPGFFESQPVLEEKYTLYRNGCYLLEVSEKPAGYVLSHPWTSGSLPALDTMLGSLPEPADTYYIHDLALLPLTRGVGAAGKIVDALTKHAIAMGFPTMSLVAVNGSVGFWEKRGFACEDRPDLAGKLAAYEDAARYMVKPLT; from the coding sequence ATGATCCAGTTTCGTGACGTCGCCTGGCGCGCCATGAGCGGCTACGACATCGGCGCGGTGTCCGACATCGCCAACCGCGTGCATCCGGGCTTCTTCGAGTCCCAACCGGTGCTCGAGGAAAAATACACGCTCTATCGCAATGGCTGCTATCTGCTGGAAGTCTCCGAAAAGCCCGCGGGCTACGTGCTGAGCCATCCCTGGACCTCCGGCTCACTGCCGGCGCTCGACACCATGCTGGGCTCGCTGCCCGAACCGGCCGACACCTACTATATCCACGACCTTGCCCTGCTGCCGCTGACCCGTGGCGTCGGCGCGGCCGGAAAGATCGTTGATGCCCTGACCAAGCACGCCATCGCCATGGGCTTCCCCACGATGAGCCTCGTTGCCGTCAACGGCTCGGTCGGGTTCTGGGAGAAGCGGGGATTTGCATGCGAGGATCGCCCCGATCTCGCCGGCAAACTGGCCGCCTACGAAGATGCCGCACGTTACATGGTCAAACCGCTGACCTAG
- a CDS encoding (d)CMP kinase, producing the protein MIIAVDGPAASGKGTLATGLARHYGLPHLDTGLLYRAVGLAAAETVDRPEFEAAAIAAAQALDATQLTDLDALTAAETGVLASKVAVIAQVRTALFDFQRDFALQPRGAVLDGRDIGTKICPDADVKLFIQADSKARMERRARQLEARGVAVDRYALFHQIEERDARDMLNPNGGFYKARDAHLLDTTQMSIEAALRAAIEIVDRVMALKAGG; encoded by the coding sequence ATGATCATCGCCGTCGACGGACCAGCCGCATCGGGCAAGGGCACTCTGGCCACCGGCCTTGCCCGTCACTATGGCCTGCCGCACCTCGACACCGGCCTGCTGTATCGCGCCGTGGGCCTGGCAGCGGCCGAAACCGTGGATAGGCCGGAGTTCGAGGCCGCCGCCATTGCCGCGGCGCAGGCGCTTGATGCTACGCAGTTGACCGATCTCGATGCGCTGACGGCGGCCGAAACGGGCGTGCTTGCGTCCAAGGTGGCCGTGATTGCCCAGGTGCGTACGGCACTGTTCGATTTCCAGCGCGACTTCGCCCTACAGCCGCGCGGCGCCGTGCTCGATGGTCGCGACATCGGCACCAAGATCTGCCCGGACGCGGATGTGAAGCTCTTCATCCAGGCGGACAGCAAGGCGCGCATGGAGCGGCGGGCGCGCCAGCTCGAGGCGCGCGGCGTCGCCGTCGATCGCTACGCGCTGTTCCACCAGATCGAGGAGCGCGACGCGCGCGACATGCTCAATCCCAATGGCGGCTTCTACAAAGCGCGAGACGCGCACTTGCTCGATACTACGCAAATGAGTATAGAGGCCGCACTCCGCGCTGCCATCGAGATTGTCGATCGGGTCATGGCGCTCAAGGCAGGGGGCTGA
- a CDS encoding integration host factor subunit beta: MIKSELVEKLAAENPHLFQRDIENIVNAILDEIGDAMARGDRVELRGFGAFSVKNRPARVGRNPRTGEQVDVGEKYVPQFKAGKEIRERLNRS, encoded by the coding sequence ATGATCAAGTCCGAACTCGTCGAGAAGCTCGCCGCGGAAAACCCGCACCTGTTCCAGCGGGACATCGAGAATATCGTCAATGCGATCCTCGATGAGATCGGGGATGCCATGGCGCGGGGCGACCGGGTGGAACTGCGTGGCTTCGGGGCGTTCTCAGTCAAGAATCGCCCGGCCCGTGTTGGCCGCAACCCGCGCACCGGCGAACAGGTCGATGTCGGTGAAAAATATGTGCCGCAATTCAAGGCCGGCAAGGAAATCCGCGAGCGCCTCAACCGCTCCTGA
- a CDS encoding TIGR02300 family protein, translated as MANERGTKRTDPDTGKKFYDLNMDPIVSPYTGKSYPRSFFEQLTGKASPATARKLDDEDEQEEEDEIEETAGPEIVSLEEADAEESGDEVPDDVEDVEVDEELGEDEDDVFLEEDEDEDDSLGFDVGDDEDR; from the coding sequence ATGGCCAACGAACGCGGTACCAAGCGGACCGATCCCGATACCGGCAAGAAGTTCTACGACCTCAACATGGACCCGATCGTCTCGCCCTATACCGGCAAGAGCTATCCGCGGTCCTTCTTCGAGCAGCTTACCGGTAAGGCCAGCCCCGCCACGGCGCGCAAGCTGGATGACGAGGACGAGCAGGAAGAAGAAGACGAGATCGAGGAAACCGCAGGTCCTGAGATCGTCAGCCTCGAGGAGGCCGACGCCGAAGAGAGCGGCGACGAGGTTCCCGATGACGTCGAGGATGTCGAGGTCGACGAAGAGCTTGGCGAGGACGAAGATGACGTCTTCCTCGAGGAAGACGAAGACGAGGACGACAGTCTCGGCTTTGACGTCGGCGACGACGAAGATCGTTGA